The following proteins are encoded in a genomic region of Pelodictyon phaeoclathratiforme BU-1:
- a CDS encoding type II toxin-antitoxin system HicA family toxin, which yields MSVLLRLGWEVKRQSGSHKTLSRNGWPDFVFAFHDGDEIGPKMLARIAKHTGLSPDDL from the coding sequence CTGTCCGTGCTGTTGCGTCTTGGCTGGGAAGTCAAGCGACAATCCGGTTCGCACAAAACACTTTCCCGTAATGGCTGGCCTGATTTTGTTTTCGCCTTCCATGATGGCGATGAAATCGGCCCAAAAATGCTGGCACGCATTGCAAAGCATACGGGTCTTTCACCAGATGACCTGTAA
- a CDS encoding RNA-binding domain-containing protein has translation MNVRNLTEELMGKDKSDRIEFIASSQAEELIGRAVCALLNTKGGSVLIGVDDHGQVLGEPGEKDTEALRIFLHKHVTPQVLFTVTLDDVQGGKVISVDVPEGSDRPYVFDGAIYIKKGTNIRAADATTMRDMVVRQSRETERWERRAAVGLAIDDLDRKLLDETVRRAQDRRGYQFEEAHNPDTVLADLALARFGQLTNAADVLFGKRVSLRHPQTRLRAVRYETDRGDNFIDEQVYEGPAFYLLEEAMNFLKRHVAIAAEFKPGQLARESRPHYPFNSLREGLVNALVHRDYAAFSGGISISIYPERIEIWNSGHLSMGLTPEKLRAATHESILVNPDISHVFYLHELMERVGRGTFKIVQECREMKMRPPVWQSKSSGVHLTFFGAGQKQISIKLNERQQALLNGLGVNESVRLDEYLERAGSGISDRQARRDLRNLVDAGLLDPIGAGPATSYRRTEVEI, from the coding sequence ATGAATGTTAGAAATCTGACCGAAGAACTCATGGGAAAAGACAAATCCGATCGCATTGAGTTTATTGCATCATCCCAGGCAGAAGAGTTGATTGGCCGTGCCGTGTGTGCGCTGCTCAACACCAAAGGTGGTAGCGTTCTGATCGGTGTCGATGATCATGGCCAGGTACTCGGCGAACCAGGCGAAAAAGATACTGAAGCACTCCGTATCTTCCTGCATAAACATGTTACCCCTCAGGTATTGTTCACCGTTACTCTGGATGATGTTCAGGGAGGCAAGGTCATTTCTGTAGATGTACCGGAAGGCTCTGACCGCCCCTATGTTTTCGACGGGGCGATTTACATCAAGAAGGGAACGAATATTCGAGCGGCCGACGCTACAACAATGCGCGATATGGTGGTACGGCAATCCCGTGAAACCGAGCGCTGGGAACGTCGCGCTGCTGTCGGCCTTGCCATTGACGATCTTGATCGTAAACTGCTGGATGAGACGGTACGCAGGGCACAGGATCGCCGAGGGTATCAATTTGAAGAGGCTCACAACCCTGATACCGTACTTGCAGACCTGGCCTTGGCCCGGTTCGGTCAATTGACCAATGCTGCAGATGTGTTGTTTGGCAAGCGTGTTTCACTGCGCCATCCGCAGACGCGACTGCGGGCGGTTCGCTATGAGACGGATCGCGGAGATAATTTTATTGATGAACAGGTGTACGAGGGGCCAGCATTCTACCTCCTGGAAGAAGCGATGAACTTTCTCAAACGGCATGTTGCGATTGCTGCCGAATTCAAGCCGGGACAACTGGCACGAGAATCTCGACCACACTACCCATTCAACTCATTGCGCGAAGGGTTGGTAAACGCGTTGGTCCATCGCGACTATGCTGCATTCTCCGGCGGAATTTCGATTAGTATTTACCCGGAACGAATTGAAATCTGGAATTCAGGGCACCTTTCAATGGGGCTGACTCCGGAAAAACTCCGGGCTGCTACCCATGAGTCAATTCTTGTCAACCCGGATATCAGCCATGTCTTCTATCTGCATGAGTTAATGGAACGGGTAGGACGCGGTACATTCAAAATTGTCCAGGAATGCCGCGAGATGAAGATGCGCCCCCCGGTGTGGCAGAGCAAATCATCTGGAGTCCATCTGACATTTTTCGGGGCCGGGCAAAAACAAATTTCGATAAAACTCAACGAACGACAACAAGCGCTGCTCAATGGGCTGGGTGTCAATGAATCAGTCCGCCTGGACGAGTACCTTGAACGAGCAGGTAGCGGCATCAGTGACCGACAAGCCCGTCGAGATCTTCGAAATTTAGTGGATGCCGGATTACTCGATCCAATTGGAGCTGGTCCTGCAACGTCCTATCGTCGAACCGAGGTGGAAATCTGA
- a CDS encoding DUF4062 domain-containing protein: MKKENTSPSHLSIMVSSTVYGIEELLEQIYAMLSGFGYEVWCSHKGTVTVYPHQTALDSCLAAVERCDLFLCIITPQYGSGVLPDGLGFTHQELLKAIELGKPRWILAHHHIPFARSLFMKLGCKNAKEREEMFAKLGFDTKEEKKKLKQREQTIIDDFRVIDMYDAAIRRDLKTYQDRTGNWVQKFSSNDDAKLFASAQFGRYRDVEDFIQNHFSNPDAIRREIERRDSK; the protein is encoded by the coding sequence ATGAAAAAAGAGAATACATCACCAAGCCACCTCTCCATCATGGTCTCCTCGACCGTGTACGGAATTGAGGAGCTGCTTGAGCAGATTTATGCAATGCTCAGTGGATTTGGATATGAAGTGTGGTGTTCACATAAAGGCACAGTCACGGTGTATCCTCATCAGACTGCACTGGATAGTTGTTTGGCTGCGGTCGAGCGTTGTGATCTCTTTCTCTGTATCATTACGCCCCAATATGGCAGCGGCGTGTTGCCAGACGGGCTTGGATTTACGCATCAGGAATTGCTGAAGGCCATCGAACTGGGCAAACCACGCTGGATTCTGGCGCATCATCACATTCCCTTCGCCCGATCGTTATTCATGAAGCTCGGTTGCAAAAATGCCAAGGAGCGCGAGGAGATGTTTGCTAAACTTGGATTCGACACCAAAGAGGAAAAGAAAAAACTCAAGCAGCGGGAGCAAACAATTATTGATGATTTTCGGGTGATCGACATGTATGATGCAGCGATTCGACGCGATCTCAAAACTTATCAGGATCGTACCGGCAACTGGGTACAAAAATTCTCTTCGAATGATGATGCAAAGCTTTTTGCCAGCGCACAATTTGGCCGATACAGAGATGTGGAGGATTTCATACAAAATCATTTTAGCAATCCCGATGCAATCCGCCGAGAAATAGAAAGGAGGGACAGTAAATGA
- a CDS encoding Wadjet anti-phage system protein JetD domain-containing protein: protein MNWTTPAELKAQVQKLWDRGLILSSLIGGESVFPRRLTLKGPDSRELSNSFAEVRDWLARLTSAAKPYRIVWRTVNHRILGANELPAEIWIDALDEALVWIGKRQEARQFAAMVTLTRDWQPALLPWLAKRPLRALELAEEWPRILSILAWRLKHPRPGIYLRQIDLPDVHSKFIEGHRGVLGELFDLVLPPEEIDATATGAIGFCRRYGFQDKPLRVRFRILDPSLALLSTKSDQDITVTQETFAQLELPVTKLFITENEINFLAFPEVPEAMVIFGAGYGFENLASVEWMRNRVIHYWGDIDTHGFAILNQLRGFFPHVASLLMDSKTLMEHQPLWGVEPSPETGALMRLTADESALYDQLRKNELGHQIRLEQEKIGFEWLVEALGRF from the coding sequence ATGAACTGGACAACCCCCGCCGAACTCAAGGCCCAGGTGCAAAAGCTCTGGGATCGGGGCCTCATCCTCTCCTCCCTGATTGGCGGTGAATCGGTTTTTCCCCGTCGCTTGACGCTGAAAGGGCCCGACTCCAGAGAGTTAAGCAACTCATTTGCCGAAGTGCGCGACTGGCTTGCCCGACTCACCAGCGCAGCCAAACCGTACCGGATTGTGTGGCGCACGGTCAACCACCGCATTCTGGGAGCCAATGAACTTCCGGCAGAGATCTGGATTGATGCACTCGACGAAGCCCTCGTCTGGATTGGCAAGCGGCAGGAAGCACGGCAGTTCGCCGCCATGGTCACGCTCACCCGCGACTGGCAACCCGCGCTTCTCCCCTGGCTGGCAAAACGCCCCCTTCGAGCCCTTGAACTGGCAGAAGAGTGGCCCCGCATCCTCTCCATTCTCGCCTGGCGTCTCAAGCATCCCCGGCCCGGCATCTATCTGCGCCAGATCGACCTGCCCGACGTGCACAGCAAATTCATCGAAGGGCACCGGGGCGTGCTTGGGGAGCTGTTCGACCTCGTTCTTCCGCCGGAGGAGATTGACGCAACGGCCACCGGAGCCATCGGGTTTTGTAGGCGTTACGGCTTTCAGGATAAACCCCTGCGGGTACGATTCCGGATTCTTGACCCATCACTGGCGCTGCTCTCGACGAAGAGCGATCAGGATATCACGGTGACGCAGGAGACCTTTGCCCAACTGGAACTGCCTGTTACAAAGCTCTTCATCACCGAAAACGAAATCAACTTTCTCGCCTTTCCCGAGGTTCCCGAGGCAATGGTAATTTTCGGAGCCGGGTATGGGTTTGAGAATCTGGCATCGGTCGAATGGATGCGTAACCGCGTTATCCACTACTGGGGCGACATCGACACTCACGGCTTCGCCATCCTCAACCAGTTGCGCGGGTTCTTTCCCCACGTGGCTTCCCTGCTGATGGACAGTAAAACATTGATGGAGCATCAACCGCTCTGGGGCGTTGAACCATCTCCCGAAACCGGTGCACTCATGCGACTGACCGCTGATGAGAGTGCGCTTTACGATCAGTTACGTAAAAATGAGCTGGGCCATCAGATACGACTGGAACAGGAGAAGATCGGGTTTGAGTGGCTGGTGGAGGCGCTGGGGAGATTTTGA